A DNA window from Ranitomeya imitator isolate aRanImi1 chromosome 2, aRanImi1.pri, whole genome shotgun sequence contains the following coding sequences:
- the LOC138666871 gene encoding proline-rich protein 36-like, with protein sequence MLEAGPAPPDVSDPPAMLGAGPAPPDVSAPPAMLEAGPAPPDVCAPPAMLEAGPAPPDVSAPPAMLEAGPSPPDVSASPAMLEAGPAPPDVCAPPAMLEAGPAPPDVSAPPAMLEAGPAPPDVSAPLAMLEAGPATSDVSAPPAVLEAGPAPPDVCAPPAMLEAGPAPPDVSAPPAMLEAGPAPPDVSAPPAMLEAGPAPPDVSAPPAMLEAGPAPHDVSAPPSMLGAGPAPPDVSAPPAMLGAGPAPTDVSVPPAMLEAGPAPPDISAPPAMLEAGPAPPDVSAPPAMLEAGPAPPDVSSPPDVCAPPATLGAGPAPPDVSAPPAMLEAGPAPLDVSAPPAMLEAEPAPPDVSAPPAMLEAGPAPPDVSAPLAMLGAGPAPPDVSAPPAMLEAEPAPPDVSAPPAMLEAGPAPPDVSAPLAMLGAGPAPPDVCAPPAMLGAGPASADVCAPPAMLKAGPSPPDVSAPPAMLEAGPAPPDVSAPPAMLGAGPAPPDVSAPPAMLKAGPAPPDVFAPPAFLGAGPAPPDVSAPPAMLAAGPAPPDVSAFPAMLEAGPAPPDVSASPAMLEAGPAPPNVSAPPAMLEAGPAPPDVSAPPSMLEAGPAPPDVSAPPDACAPPAMLEAGPAPPNVCAPPAMLGAGPAPLMSLLPLMSLLPLPCWRLDLLPLMSLLPLPCWGLDLLPQMSLLPLPC encoded by the coding sequence ATGCTGGAGGCTGGACCTGCTCCCCCAGATGTCTCTGATCCCCCTGCCATGCTGGGGGCTGGACCTGCTCCCCCAGATGTCTCTGCTCCCCCTGCCATGCTGGAGGCTGGTCCTGCTCCCCCAGATGTCTGTGCTCCCCCTGCCATGCTGGAGGCTGGACCTGCTCCCCCAGATGTCTCTGCTCCCCCTGCCATGCTGGAGGCTGGACCTTCTCCCCCAGATGTCTCTGCTTCCCCTGCCATGCTGGAGGCTGGACCTGCTCCTCCAGATGTATGTGCTCCCCCTGCCATGTTGGAGGCTGGACCTGCTCCCCCAGATGTCTCTGCTCCCCCTGCCATGCTGGAGGCTGGACCTGCTCCCCCAGATGTCTCTGCTCCCCTTGCCATGCTGGAGGCTGGACCTGCTACCTCTGATGTCTCTGCTCCCCCTGCCGTGCTGGAGGCTGGACCTGCTCCCCCAGATGTCTGTGCTCCCCCTGCCATGCTGGAGGCTGGACCTGCTCCCCCAGATGTCTCTGCTCCCCCTGCCATGCTGGAGGCTGGACCTGCTCCCCCAGATGTCTCTGCTCCCCCTGCCATGCTGGAGGCTGGACCTGCTCCCCCAGATGTCTCTGCTCCCCCTGCCATGCTGGAGGCTGGACCTGCTCCCCATGATGTGTCTGCTCCCCCTTCCATGCTGGGGGCTGGACCTGCTCCCCCAGATGTCTCTGCTCCCCCTGCCATGCTGGGGGCTGGACCTGCTCCCACTGATGTGTCTGTTCCCCCTGCCATGTTGGAAGCTGGACCTGCTCCCCCAGATATCTCTGCTCCCCCTGCCATGCTGGAGGCTGGACCTGCTCCCCCAGATGTCTCTGCTCCCCCTGCCATGCTGGAGGCTGGACCTGCTCCCCCTGATGTCTCTTCTCCCCCAGATGTCTGTGCTCCCCCTGCCACGCTGGGGGCTGGACCTGCTCCCCCTGATGTGTCTGCTCCCCCTGCCATGCTGGAGGCTGGACCTGCTCCCCTAGATGTCTCTGCTCCCCCTGCCATGCTGGAGGCTGAACCTGCTCCCCCAGATGTCTCTGCTCCCCCTGCCATGCTGGAGGCTGGACCTGCTCCCCCAGATGTCTCTGCTCCCCTTGCCATGCTGGGGGCTGGACCTGCTCCCCCAGATGTCTCTGCTCCCCCTGCCATGCTGGAGGCTGAACCTGCTCCCCCAGATGTCTCTGCTCCCCCTGCCATGCTGGAGGCTGGACCTGCTCCCCCAGATGTCTCTGCTCCCCTTGCCATGCTGGGGGCTGGACCTGCTCCCCCTGATGTCTGTGCTCCCCCTGCCATGCTGGGGGCTGGACCTGCTTCCGCAGATGTCTGTGCTCCCCCTGCCATGCTGAAGGCTGGACCTTCTCCCCCAGATGTCTCTGCGCCCCCTGCCATGCTGGAGGCTGGACCTGCTCCCCCAGATGTCTCTGCTCCCCCTGCCATGCTGGGGGCTGGACCTGCTCCCCCAGATGTCTCTGCTCCCCCTGCCATGCTGAAGGCTGGACCTGCTCCCCCAGATGTCTTTGCTCCCCCTGCCTTTTTGGGGGCTGGACCTGCTCCCCCAGATGTCTCTGCTCCCCCTGCCATGCTGGCGGCTGGTCCTGCTCCCCCAGATGTCTCTGCTTTCCCTGCCATGCTGGAGGCTGGACCTGCTCCCCCTGATGTCTCTGCATCCCCTGCCATGCTGGAGGCTGGTCCTGCTCCCCCAAATGTCTCTGCTCCCCCTGCCATGTTGGAGGCTGGTCCTGCTCCCCCAGATGTCTCTGCTCCCCCTTCCATGCTGGAGGCTGGACCTGCTCCCCCTGATGTCTCTGCTCCCCCAGATGCCTGTGCTCCCCCTGCAATGCTGGAGGCTGGACCTGCTCCCCCAAATGTCTGTGCTCCCCCTGCCATGCTGGGGGCTGGACCTGCTCCCCTGATGTCTCTGCTCCCCCTGATGTCTCTGCTCCCCCTGCCATGCTGGAGGCTGGACCTGCTCCCCCTGATGTCTCTGCTCCCCCTGCCATGCTGGGGGCTGGACCTGCTCCCCCAAATGTCTCTGCTCCCCCTGCCATGCTGA
- the LOC138666873 gene encoding involucrin-like gives MAEGAQTSGGAETSGEQVQPPAWQVEHRHLGEQIQPPAWQEEHRHLGEQVQPPAWQGEEKHQGEQVQPPAWQGEQRHLGEQDQPPTWQGEQRHLGEQDQPPAWQGEQRHQGEQVQPPAWQGKQRHLGEQDQPPAWQGEQRHLGEQVQPPKRQGEHRHLGEQVQPPAWQGEQRHLGEQVQPSAWQGEQRHLGEQVQPPAWQGEQRHLGEQVQPPAWKGEQTHQGEQVQPPAWKGEHRHLGEKRHQGEQVQPPAWQGEQRHLGEQVQPPAWQGEQRYLGEQVQPPTWQGEQTHQGEQVQPPAWQGEQRHLGEQVQPPAWKGEQTHHGEQVQPPASQGEQRHQGEQTHLGEQSHQGEQVQPPAWQG, from the coding sequence ATGGCAGAGGGAGCACAGACATCTGGGGGAGCAGAGACATCAGGGGAGCAGGTCCAGCCTCCAGCATGGCAGGTGGAGCACAGACATCTGGGGGAGCAGATCCAGCCCCCAGCATGGCAGGAGGAGCACAGACATCTGGGGGAGCAGGTCCAGCCCCCAGCATGGCAGGGGGAGGAGAAACATCAGGGGGAGCAGGTCCAGCCTCCAGCATGGCAGGGGGAGCAGAGACATCTGGGGGAGCAGGACCAGCCTCCAACATGGCAGGGGGAGCAGAGACATTTGGGGGAGCAGGACCAGCCTCCAGCATGGCAGGGGGAGCAGAGACATCAGGGGGAGCAGGTCCAGCCTCCAGCATGGCAGGGAAAGCAGAGACATCTGGGGGAGCAGGACCAGCCTCCAGCATGGCAGGGGGAGCAGAGACATCTGGGGGAGCAGGTCCAGCCCCCAAAAAGGCAGGGGGAGCACAGACATCTGGGGGAGCAGGTCCAGCCCCCAGCATGGCAGGGGGAGCAGAGACATCTGGGGGAGCAGGTCCAGCCTTCAGCATGGCAGGGGGAGCAGAGACATTTGGGGGAGCAGGTCCAGCCCCCAGCATGGCAGGGGGAGCAGAGACATCTGGGGGAGCAGGTCCAGCCCCCAGCATGGAAGGGGGAGCAGACACATCAGGGGGAGCAGGTCCAGCCCCCAGCATGGAAGGGGGAGCACAGACATCTGGGGGAGAAGAGACATCAGGGGGAGCAGGTCCAGCCTCCAGCATGGCAGGGGGAGCAGAGACATCTGGGGGAGCAGGTCCAGCCTCCAGCATGGCAGGGGGAGCAGAGATATCTGGGGGAGCAGGTCCAGCCTCCAACATGGCAGGGGGAGCAGACACATCAGGGGGAGCAGGTCCAGCCCCCAGCATGGCAGGGGGAGCAGAGACATCTGGGGGAGCAGGTTCAGCCCCCAGCATGGAAGGGGGAGCAGACACATCATGGGGAGCAGGTCCAGCCTCCAGCATCGCAGGGGGAGCAGAGACATCAGGGGGAGCAGACACatctgggggagcagagccatcagGGGGAGCAGGTCCAGCCTCCAGCATGGCAGGGGTGA